In Haliaeetus albicilla chromosome 18, bHalAlb1.1, whole genome shotgun sequence, the DNA window CTGGCAGCCAGCGCTTCCAGCAACTGGCAGCCCTGGGACACACcgtgctggcagagcatgaTGTGCATGGCTGCCGGCGGCAGAGGAGAGCTGAGGAGAGGTCAGCACGCTCTCGATGGCCAACTGCAGGGCAGCAGAAGTTAGGCATGACCGTGCCATCACAATATATCTCCCAAGGAGCAGTCAACCCCACAACACGAACCTgcttcccctgccctctccagGTCAGCGACTCCTCTTGACAGCTCCCCCTGCTCACGCATCCACCTCTTTCCTTCCACGCAGCTGACCCGCTGCTCGGGCTCTTCAGAGAGGTGGTGTCACCCCTTCATCTCCTCCTTCGGAGATGGGGTCTCGGGGCATGAGCGAGCGGCATGTCATGGGCATGGCAGAGAAACTGCCAGCCACATTCCCGGCTCAGGCAGGGCTCCCAGAGACCAGTGGCACTGCCTGGGAAATACCCTTGCGAGCGACAATCACCCTCCTACTCATTTACCGCCAGGTATCCCTCCTCATTTGCATGTGCACACTCACATGCTGCTTGCTCATCTCCCCTGCAACAGAGCAACGACTTCCAAAGCTGATTCTGTGACACGGACTTTGCTTATCTCCTTGCAATAGCAGCAGAACCCCAGTGATGCCCAGAATgagtctgtttttccttttttcttttttgtttttccttttcttcaagtCCAGCACCATCCTGCTCTGGCTCTGTCCCTCTCTACTGAGGTCAGGTGTGAAAAATCTTAGCAGCATCAGTTTGTGGACAAGCTCAAACTGAGAGTTAGCCTAGTCAAGTGGgctaaaaggttaaaaaaaaaataatctagatTCCAAACCTAGTGAGAAATGCTAAAAACACAGAACTCGATGGCCTCTAACAGGACCAGAGGTAAGTAAACACGACAGACTTCTTGGAAACAGTGATGTAGCTTACGTGCTGTTAATTTGTACAATGCCACCAATCTAAAAAGCCCTAGCAAGGccaaaaagaaatttaaaaaaatagaaaaggaggaTTCCATCCATGATGCCTgaccattaaataaaataaacgacattttttccacagcttCTGTAATTAGCATTTGCTCCTTTGctggccctgccctgcctcacCCCATCAGCTGTCCGTGTTTTTCTCCGCATCTTTGGAATGGATGATATACATGAAAGTCTGTTCGATGGTGAAGTCCGGGGGGAGGCTGCCTTTGTGCACGCCTATGTGCTTGCTCATGAGGTTGAGCGTGGAGCTGTAATGCCCACACACAGTACAGCGGTACATGAGGGCTCCCGAGTGGGTCCGCAGGTGGCACTTAATGGTGGAGCGGCCGCGGAAGAACTTGTGGCACACCTTGCACTGGTAGGGCTTTTCTCCAGTGTGGATCCTTCTGTGATAGTTGAATTCACTGGTGTGAGCAAACCGCTTCCCGCAGACCTTGCAGCTGTACTTGCTGTTGCCTGGCTGGTTTTGCAGCGCCAAGTCTTCGCTCAGGAACTCGTCCGGCAGCTTCCTCTTCTGCAGGCCCTGATGCTGGAGACGGTCTCGAAAGCTGGGTCGGATGTCCAGGCTGCCCCCACACTTGTGCTGGCTGACGTGGTAACGATACGCTGCTTCCAGCTTGAAGCTCTGGCCACAGAAGTGGCAGCGGAAGAGAGCCTCCTCCATGTTCTGGTGAACAGCCAAGTGCTTCTCCAGGAGGTGCCGATCCACAAAGCTGTTGGCACAAACAGAGCAGGAGAAGACTGAGATCCCCAAGTGAGACAGGGTGTGCCACATCAGGCTGCAGAGACTGAGGTGCCTCTGGTCACACACGCCGCACGTCTGGCTTTTCAAGTTCACGTGGTCCAGGATATGGTTGCGGACGGTGTGGAAATCTTTGGCCAAAGGCTTCCCACAGGCAGCGCATGCCAGGTCTGAGCCAGGCCCTCCCCCAAACATGGTGATCTTCCCTGGCAGCGGGTCACTGGGGTGGACGATGATGTTGTTGTCAAAGACCCCTTCTCGTCGGTGGAGGGTCAGCTGCCACTGGGTGAAGAACTTGGTCTCGCACATGTCGCAAGAGAATAGAAAGATGCCGATGTGGGACAAAACATGAGTGACCCTGGAGTTCCGGTCCTGGAAGTGGGTTTCACAGACCTTGCAGTTCCCGGTGAGCAGATCAACGTGATCTCTCGCGTGCTGGCGGATCAGCTGGATGTTGGGCTCCAAGACCTTCTTGCACACCTGGCAGGGCATTGCCTTGCTATCCCGGCTGTCGTTCTCAAAGGCCAGCTCTTCTTCACTGTCATCGCTCAGCTCAATAACTTCTTCTGATGGGCCCAGTTCTTCACTGGCATCTTCGAAATGCAGTTCATCCTCGCCCAAATCCTCCAGCTGAAGCTCATCCATCTGCCCAAAACCTTGCTCTTTGGAGTGGTCACTGTTGCTGGGACAGGAGTTACTCCCCGTGGAGATGTCCACGGAAGGATCAGCTGTGAAGAAGCCACCCTTGCCGTAGTCACCATTGCTCTGGACCTTGTACTGCTGGCAGGAGCTTGCGGTGGTTTGAACAACGATGTTCACACcgcccaggctgggctgggtcGCCATACTTGCGGCAGGAGCGAACTGCCCTTGATCCGATTCCTGTTCTGTCTTGGGAGGCTGCTGCGGATGCATCAGGGGAAGAGTCTGGTTGGCTTCACTCACGGTATTCCTGTCATCCTCTTTGTAGCTGCCTGCCACTTCCCCATGTAAGATGTAATTCCGTTCAGGGCCAAAATGTTCCCCGCCACTCCGGATTTCACCCAAAGAATGGCTCTGCTCCGAGGAGGTGCTGCTCAGAGGACCTGATCGGCCTTCACTCATGGACAGGGAGGGTTGCTTTGTGATGGCTGAGCTCTCCAAGTCAGGGAAGGTTGAATGGCAGGCCTTCAGCAGATCTTCCATGCCCAGCCGCTCTGCTACCTCATAAATGACGCCGACATTGATCAGGTCTGTGAAGAGCTCCGAGGTGTACACAAAGCTAAGGATCTTC includes these proteins:
- the ZBTB39 gene encoding zinc finger and BTB domain-containing protein 39, coding for MGMRIKLHSTNHPNNLLKELNKCRLSETMCDVTILVGTRSFAAHKAVLACAAGYFQNLFLNTGLDAARTYVVDFITPANFEKILSFVYTSELFTDLINVGVIYEVAERLGMEDLLKACHSTFPDLESSAITKQPSLSMSEGRSGPLSSTSSEQSHSLGEIRSGGEHFGPERNYILHGEVAGSYKEDDRNTVSEANQTLPLMHPQQPPKTEQESDQGQFAPAASMATQPSLGGVNIVVQTTASSCQQYKVQSNGDYGKGGFFTADPSVDISTGSNSCPSNSDHSKEQGFGQMDELQLEDLGEDELHFEDASEELGPSEEVIELSDDSEEELAFENDSRDSKAMPCQVCKKVLEPNIQLIRQHARDHVDLLTGNCKVCETHFQDRNSRVTHVLSHIGIFLFSCDMCETKFFTQWQLTLHRREGVFDNNIIVHPSDPLPGKITMFGGGPGSDLACAACGKPLAKDFHTVRNHILDHVNLKSQTCGVCDQRHLSLCSLMWHTLSHLGISVFSCSVCANSFVDRHLLEKHLAVHQNMEEALFRCHFCGQSFKLEAAYRYHVSQHKCGGSLDIRPSFRDRLQHQGLQKRKLPDEFLSEDLALQNQPGNSKYSCKVCGKRFAHTSEFNYHRRIHTGEKPYQCKVCHKFFRGRSTIKCHLRTHSGALMYRCTVCGHYSSTLNLMSKHIGVHKGSLPPDFTIEQTFMYIIHSKDAEKNTDS